In Chitinophagales bacterium, a genomic segment contains:
- the rnhA gene encoding ribonuclease HI, with protein sequence MKITIHTDGAAQGNPGKGGYGVVMQAGNHYKELSKGYKYTTNNRMELLAVIVALEALKIPNSDVLIVSDSKYVVDAVEKGWVFGWAKKGFVKKKNPDLWRRFLNVYKHHNVKLKWIKGHAGHPLNERCDKLAVEAAQGSNLFEDTFFETNKEP encoded by the coding sequence ATGAAAATAACCATACATACCGATGGAGCAGCACAAGGAAACCCAGGCAAAGGAGGTTATGGCGTGGTAATGCAAGCAGGAAATCATTATAAAGAGCTTTCTAAAGGATATAAATACACTACTAATAACAGAATGGAACTGCTGGCAGTAATTGTAGCTTTAGAAGCTTTAAAAATTCCTAATAGTGATGTGCTTATAGTTTCCGACTCAAAATATGTGGTAGATGCGGTAGAAAAAGGTTGGGTGTTTGGCTGGGCTAAAAAAGGTTTTGTCAAAAAGAAAAATCCCGATTTGTGGAGGCGTTTTTTAAATGTATATAAACATCATAATGTAAAATTGAAATGGATAAAAGGGCATGCCGGGCATCCTTTAAACGAGCGGTGTGATAAACTTGCCGTAGAAGCAGCACAGGGTTCTAATCTTTTTGAAGATACGTTTTTTGAAACCAATAAAGAACCATAA
- a CDS encoding Eco57I restriction-modification methylase domain-containing protein: MDLEKKYSKNTDLEHRKKFAQFFTPQPIADLMSDWLLGNENCKTILEPAFGLGIFSRTLLNKNKNLNIKGFDIDETILKEAKTHFESFNNVSLNLEDYMFNDWKNKYDGIICNPPYLKFHDYDNKQILQEVESKLKFKFNGFTNLYTLFLLKSVFQLNKEGRVAYIIPSEFLNSDYGKLIKEYLIKTKTLRHLFVIDFKENVFDDAMTTASILLLANDNNNSEIHISTIDSKSDLQLIKSYIDSYPKGKGEFSFAPKDLDPTIKWRKYYQVQNSINYKNLVPFSTYAKVVRGIATGANEYFTFKPSKAKEFHIPESNLLPCICKAKDVKTNFFTSENFKNLIKKDELTYLFNGQKSKSEEVENYIKKGEQEEINEKFLTKSRKPWYALEKRPPAPIWVSVFNRNGVKFIRNEANISNLTTFHCVYPTNSDLFSKVSIDLLFAYLLTDVSKDIFSDNRREYGNGLKKFEPNDLNKSKMLDLSILSQSKVEEILELYSNYRQTENEKYIAEIDLILRNEYSNAKPKIAKEYAFADTNE; encoded by the coding sequence ATGGATTTAGAAAAAAAATATTCAAAAAATACAGACCTGGAACATAGAAAAAAGTTTGCTCAATTTTTTACACCCCAACCGATTGCTGATTTAATGTCGGATTGGTTGTTAGGAAATGAAAACTGCAAAACTATTCTTGAACCAGCTTTTGGATTGGGTATTTTTTCAAGGACACTTCTTAATAAAAACAAAAATCTTAATATAAAAGGATTTGATATTGATGAAACCATTTTAAAAGAAGCCAAAACACACTTTGAGTCTTTCAATAATGTGTCTCTAAATCTTGAGGATTATATGTTTAATGATTGGAAAAATAAATATGACGGTATTATCTGCAATCCGCCATATTTAAAGTTTCACGATTATGACAACAAACAAATTTTACAAGAAGTTGAAAGTAAATTAAAATTCAAGTTCAACGGATTTACCAATCTCTATACTCTTTTTCTTTTGAAGTCGGTTTTTCAGTTGAATAAAGAAGGTAGAGTTGCATACATTATCCCTTCTGAGTTTTTGAATTCTGACTACGGAAAATTAATAAAGGAGTACCTTATTAAAACAAAAACATTAAGACATTTATTCGTTATCGACTTTAAAGAAAATGTTTTTGATGATGCAATGACAACAGCATCTATTCTTCTTTTAGCAAATGACAATAATAATTCTGAGATACATATTTCAACTATTGATTCAAAATCAGATTTACAGCTAATCAAAAGTTATATTGATTCATATCCGAAGGGCAAGGGAGAGTTTTCATTTGCTCCAAAAGATTTAGATCCAACTATAAAATGGCGTAAATATTATCAAGTACAAAACTCAATTAATTATAAAAACCTTGTTCCGTTTTCAACATACGCAAAAGTAGTTAGAGGCATTGCTACAGGTGCAAATGAATATTTTACATTTAAACCTTCAAAGGCAAAAGAGTTCCATATTCCAGAATCAAACCTATTACCGTGTATTTGTAAAGCTAAAGATGTAAAAACTAATTTTTTTACGAGTGAAAACTTCAAAAATCTTATCAAAAAAGACGAACTAACTTATCTTTTTAATGGACAGAAATCTAAAAGTGAAGAAGTTGAAAACTATATCAAAAAAGGAGAGCAAGAAGAAATAAACGAAAAGTTTTTAACCAAAAGTAGAAAGCCTTGGTATGCTTTAGAAAAACGTCCTCCGGCTCCTATTTGGGTTTCTGTATTTAATAGAAATGGTGTCAAGTTTATTAGAAATGAAGCAAACATTTCCAATCTTACTACTTTTCATTGTGTTTATCCAACAAACTCGGACTTGTTCTCCAAGGTAAGCATTGACCTTTTGTTTGCTTATCTATTAACAGATGTTTCTAAAGACATATTTAGTGATAATAGAAGAGAGTATGGAAATGGTTTAAAGAAGTTTGAACCAAATGACTTGAACAAATCTAAAATGCTTGACTTATCAATCTTATCTCAATCGAAAGTAGAGGAAATTTTAGAATTGTATTCCAATTACAGACAAACCGAAAATGAAAAATACATAGCCGAAATTGACCTGATATTACGAAATGAATATTCCAACGCTAAACCAAAAATTGCAAAAGAGTATGCCTTTGCCGACACTAACGAATAA